One genomic window of Caldivirga maquilingensis IC-167 includes the following:
- a CDS encoding H/ACA ribonucleoprotein complex subunit GAR1 — protein MPLRRIGVILHVAKDGLMVARVNSSKADRLVGLVTMDYSMRRIGVIKDIIGPVNAPYALIKPIKGLNATDYVGKQAYVRDIDYDKVMRR, from the coding sequence GTGCCGCTTAGGAGAATCGGGGTCATACTACATGTGGCTAAGGATGGCTTAATGGTTGCCAGGGTTAATTCAAGTAAGGCAGATAGACTTGTGGGTTTGGTGACGATGGATTACTCCATGAGGAGGATAGGTGTTATTAAGGATATAATAGGTCCGGTTAACGCACCCTACGCCTTGATTAAGCCTATTAAGGGTCTGAACGCAACTGATTACGTTGGTAAGCAGGCATATGTTAGGGATATTGATTATGATAAGGTAATGAGAAGGTGA